Proteins from a single region of Gaiellales bacterium:
- a CDS encoding metallopeptidase family protein, protein MVWQRIRGIFAGGDPWTTVFITLGLGVMGALTIEPYHRASPGSPSPAVFAPLLPIVFLLIWAATAKMKRDAAQVHRENVAIDQRQRRFERLMNRTLPFECSEQEFADTLERDLDSLPEWVRRDIEQANVAITVQDERDGSPLTLGLYSRTMGAKQITLYRTPIIRSAGRPEDLRRVVHETLLHELGHLFGMDESALDEYTIGNHPRPDATPVRPPDSG, encoded by the coding sequence ATGGTGTGGCAACGCATCCGTGGCATCTTCGCCGGCGGCGATCCGTGGACGACGGTGTTCATCACCCTCGGTCTGGGCGTCATGGGAGCGCTGACGATCGAGCCGTACCACCGCGCGAGCCCGGGTAGCCCGAGCCCGGCCGTCTTCGCGCCGCTGCTGCCGATCGTCTTCCTGCTGATCTGGGCGGCGACCGCCAAGATGAAGCGCGATGCCGCCCAGGTGCACCGCGAGAACGTGGCGATCGACCAGCGGCAGCGCCGGTTCGAGCGACTCATGAACCGGACGCTGCCGTTCGAGTGCTCCGAGCAGGAGTTCGCGGACACGCTCGAGCGCGATCTGGACTCCCTCCCCGAGTGGGTCAGGCGCGACATCGAGCAGGCGAACGTCGCAATCACCGTGCAGGACGAGCGCGACGGCTCGCCACTCACGCTCGGCCTCTACAGCCGCACGATGGGCGCGAAGCAGATCACCCTCTACCGGACACCGATCATCCGCAGCGCCGGCCGCCCGGAGGATCTGCGACGCGTCGTGCACGAGACGCTGCTGCATGAGCTCGGGCACCTCTTCGGCATGGACGAGTCCGCACTGGACGAGTACACGATCGGCAACCACCCGCGTCCGGATGCCACGCCGGTGCGGCCGCCGGACTCAGGCTGA
- a CDS encoding chitinase, producing the protein MRTLLRRLTACAAMTAVLAAGAGGSAVAATALPAHVYAPYFETWTTDSIASTAQQSGSKYFTLAFLETLNRRSCTLAWNGSSSQPVSGGRYLSDIAALRATGGDVVLSLGGWSADQGGTEIADSCTSVSQIAAAYEQAITTYNVSRLDMDVEGRSLSNTAGIDRRNKAIAMTEAWAAANRRPLQISYTIPTSATGLEATGVAIMQNAAANGARIDTVNIMAFDYYDHTTTRMATAAENAATGAVSQLHSIYPGKTTAQLWAMMGITLMPGIDDYPKKTEVTTVADAQAVEAFATSKGANTLSIWAIQRDNGACAGNGGANDCSGIAQNTWDFSHSLEPFTG; encoded by the coding sequence ATGAGAACGCTTCTCCGCCGTCTCACCGCCTGCGCGGCGATGACGGCCGTGCTCGCCGCAGGTGCCGGTGGGAGCGCCGTTGCCGCAACGGCGCTCCCGGCACACGTGTACGCGCCGTACTTCGAGACCTGGACGACCGACAGCATCGCCTCGACCGCGCAGCAGTCCGGCAGCAAGTACTTCACGCTTGCCTTTCTCGAGACCTTGAACAGGCGCTCGTGCACGCTGGCCTGGAACGGGAGCAGCTCGCAGCCGGTGTCGGGCGGTCGCTACCTGTCGGACATCGCCGCCCTGCGCGCCACCGGCGGTGACGTCGTCCTCTCGCTCGGCGGCTGGAGCGCCGACCAGGGTGGCACCGAGATCGCCGACTCGTGTACCAGCGTCTCGCAGATCGCCGCCGCCTACGAGCAGGCCATCACCACGTACAACGTCTCTCGCCTCGACATGGACGTCGAGGGCCGCTCCCTGAGCAACACGGCCGGCATCGATCGCCGCAACAAGGCGATTGCGATGACCGAGGCGTGGGCGGCCGCGAATCGGCGGCCGCTGCAGATCAGCTACACGATCCCCACCTCGGCGACCGGGCTGGAGGCGACCGGCGTCGCGATCATGCAGAACGCGGCGGCCAACGGCGCGCGGATCGACACCGTGAACATCATGGCGTTCGACTACTACGACCACACGACCACCAGGATGGCGACGGCCGCCGAGAACGCGGCGACCGGGGCGGTGTCGCAGCTGCACTCGATCTACCCCGGCAAGACCACCGCCCAGCTCTGGGCGATGATGGGGATCACGTTGATGCCGGGCATCGACGACTACCCGAAGAAGACCGAGGTGACGACCGTCGCCGATGCCCAGGCCGTCGAGGCGTTCGCCACGTCGAAGGGCGCGAACACGCTGTCCATCTGGGCGATCCAGCGCGACAACGGAGCCTGCGCCGGCAACGGCGGCGCCAACGACTGCTCCGGCATCGCGCAGAACACGTGGGACTTCAGCCACTCGCTGGAGCCCTTCACCGGATAG
- a CDS encoding NADP-dependent oxidoreductase produces the protein MAHETMRAAVVDAFGPPELIQLRHIPRPRPGRGELLVEVVAAGVNPVDASNRLDGSWAGLSPPVVLGSDASGIVVGVGDDVDEFAVGDAVFYFSDFLGTRLGSYAEYQAILADIVAWKPKSVTFAEAAALPLAAGTAYETVVRRLAVRSGETLLIHGAAGGVGGYAVQLAADLGARVLAVARAEHAEYLAGLGAEATLDYTTADVSELVARNHGLVDAVADFVGGESIVSSLPIVAEGGRLATACALAGDLDVAVDRNLTIHGVLVRPDGTRLAALSELVSAGRLRPLIRRELPLDQAADAHREVERGHGRGKIVLRVRPEPGTRAAERP, from the coding sequence TTGGCGCACGAAACCATGCGGGCGGCCGTCGTCGACGCGTTCGGTCCGCCAGAGCTGATCCAGCTGAGGCACATCCCGCGCCCGAGGCCGGGTCGCGGGGAGCTGCTCGTCGAGGTCGTCGCCGCCGGCGTGAACCCCGTCGACGCGTCGAACCGTCTCGACGGCAGCTGGGCGGGATTGTCGCCGCCGGTGGTTCTGGGCAGCGACGCCTCTGGCATCGTCGTCGGTGTCGGGGACGACGTCGACGAGTTCGCGGTCGGGGACGCCGTCTTCTACTTCTCCGACTTCCTCGGGACGCGGCTTGGCTCCTACGCGGAGTACCAGGCCATCCTCGCCGACATCGTCGCCTGGAAACCGAAGTCGGTGACGTTTGCTGAGGCTGCGGCGCTGCCGCTGGCGGCCGGCACGGCGTACGAGACGGTTGTCAGGCGCCTGGCTGTCCGGAGCGGAGAGACGCTGCTGATCCACGGTGCGGCCGGCGGCGTCGGCGGCTATGCCGTGCAGCTCGCCGCCGATCTGGGTGCCCGCGTCCTTGCCGTCGCGCGCGCCGAGCACGCCGAGTACCTGGCGGGCCTCGGCGCCGAGGCGACGCTCGACTACACCACGGCGGACGTCTCCGAGCTGGTCGCCCGGAACCACGGCCTCGTCGACGCCGTTGCCGACTTCGTCGGCGGAGAGAGCATCGTCTCCAGCCTGCCGATCGTCGCCGAGGGCGGCCGGCTGGCGACCGCCTGCGCACTCGCCGGCGACCTGGACGTTGCGGTCGACCGCAACCTCACGATCCACGGCGTGCTGGTGCGGCCCGACGGGACGCGGCTCGCGGCGCTCTCCGAGCTGGTTTCGGCTGGTCGTCTGCGGCCGCTGATCCGACGCGAGCTACCGCTCGACCAGGCGGCGGACGCCCACCGCGAGGTGGAGCGGGGCCACGGCCGCGGCAAGATCGTCCTTCGGGTGCGGCCCGAGCCCGGGACGAGAGCCGCCGAACGTCCCTGA
- a CDS encoding DUF6159 family protein has protein sequence MNRLQRSFRLFSASLAVVREDRSLLMFPILSAVFTVIAVGLIVVPTAAVALAGGNDRQAGEIVLLAMLVSGYCATAVATFFNVALVSCAAEHFRGQPTSVADGLRAAGRRLGPILLWALIAAAVGAIVRSVEQRAGLVGSIVAGLAGAGWSVATYFVVPVLAFEQVGPMDAVRRSVETVRRSWGESLIGNTGLGIATFVVALPVLLLGLAGARQVPTDRGAGVGLLALAGGLLVVLMVVSSALGQVYKTAVYLYAANGEVAGYSQDLLDGAFRKRG, from the coding sequence ATGAACCGACTCCAACGCTCCTTCCGCCTGTTCTCGGCCTCGCTCGCGGTCGTCCGCGAGGATCGCAGCCTGCTGATGTTCCCGATCCTGAGCGCCGTCTTCACCGTGATCGCGGTCGGGCTGATCGTCGTTCCGACGGCCGCGGTCGCTCTGGCCGGTGGGAATGACCGGCAGGCTGGCGAGATCGTCCTGCTGGCAATGCTCGTATCCGGCTACTGCGCGACCGCGGTGGCGACGTTCTTCAACGTCGCGCTCGTGAGCTGTGCAGCCGAACACTTCCGCGGGCAGCCGACGAGCGTCGCCGACGGCCTGCGCGCCGCCGGCCGCCGCCTCGGCCCGATCCTGCTCTGGGCGCTGATCGCCGCCGCTGTCGGCGCGATCGTCAGGTCGGTCGAGCAGCGCGCGGGCTTGGTCGGATCCATCGTCGCCGGCCTCGCCGGTGCCGGGTGGTCGGTGGCGACCTACTTCGTCGTCCCGGTGCTCGCCTTCGAACAGGTCGGTCCGATGGATGCCGTCCGCCGAAGCGTCGAGACCGTGCGCCGCTCGTGGGGCGAGAGCCTGATCGGAAACACCGGGCTCGGCATCGCGACCTTCGTCGTGGCGCTCCCCGTCCTGCTCCTGGGGCTCGCCGGTGCGAGGCAGGTGCCGACCGACCGCGGGGCGGGTGTCGGGCTGCTCGCCCTCGCCGGCGGCCTGCTGGTCGTGCTGATGGTGGTGAGCTCCGCCCTCGGGCAGGTCTACAAGACCGCCGTGTATCTCTATGCCGCGAACGGAGAGGTTGCCGGCTACTCGCAGGACCTGCTCGACGGCGCGTTCCGGAAAAGGGGCTAA
- a CDS encoding VOC family protein produces MNRVTGIGGIFFTSDDPEALRAWYARHLGIDVQEWGGASFGWTDGHGNPVGGTTVWSIAAAGDAAFTPGTASFMVNYRVADVRALLDTLREEGCNVVDKFEDSEYGKFGWVIDPDGNKVELWEPPAGQ; encoded by the coding sequence ATGAACCGCGTCACTGGTATAGGCGGCATCTTCTTCACCTCAGACGACCCGGAGGCACTGCGAGCCTGGTACGCGCGTCACCTCGGCATCGATGTGCAGGAGTGGGGCGGCGCGTCGTTCGGCTGGACCGATGGACATGGCAACCCGGTGGGTGGTACGACGGTATGGTCGATAGCGGCCGCCGGCGACGCTGCGTTTACGCCAGGCACGGCGTCCTTCATGGTGAACTATCGAGTGGCCGACGTGCGCGCGCTGTTGGACACCCTCAGGGAAGAGGGGTGCAACGTGGTCGACAAGTTCGAAGACTCCGAGTACGGGAAGTTCGGCTGGGTTATCGACCCAGACGGCAACAAGGTCGAGCTGTGGGAACCGCCTGCTGGACAGTGA